The genomic DNA CATGCTGACACGGCAGCCAAGATCGAAGCGCAGCTTCGCAAGGAGCTGGGCCTTCCGATATCCGAGACCGCGCCTGCGGGCCGCCCGTCGGGGACGAACGGAAACGACCCTGCCAAGGAGAGCAACGGCGGGTCCGCCCGCCCGAAGCCGGGGCGGGCACGGGATGTGAAAGTGACGGAAGGTGCCAACCGCAACTGAGGCGATGGAGCGCGACGCGTATCTCGGGGCTCGGCCCACTCCCTTCCGGTGGGCGACGAGCCGGACGATCCTCGTCCTGCTGTGCCTGCTTGGCGCGTGCCAACCGAATGCCGACGTCGTCGAAGTCAAGGAAGAGGCGACGTTTCTCGATCCGGTCATGGCGGACGGCGAGCACTATGCGCTCGAGTTCGAGAACGACTACGTACGGGTGCTCCGCGAGAATCTCGCCGCGGGAGAAGGGGGCGCGATGCATTCGCATCGTCCCCGGGTCTCGGTTTACCTGAGGGACGCGCAGGTCGAGCTGACGCCGCGGGGCGGAGAGCCGGTCGAGACCCAGCTGGTCGCGGGAACCACGAGCTGGGGCGATGCGACGACCCATCAAGGCGTGGTGAAGGGTGGCATCGTGGAAAACCTCTCGATCGAGCTGCAGGATCTCGAGGGTGGGGAACTGCCCGCCCCGGAGCTGGACGCCGTCGGGGTCGATCCCGACCATCACATCGTTTTGTTCGAGAACGATCGAGTCCGCGTCGTTCGGTTCCGGTATCCACCGGGATGGAAAACGCCTCTCCACCAGCATCGTCCCGGATTCGGCGTCGCCCTGACGGACCTGCGGGTGCGTAATGTGTTCGAGCAGGGGGAAGCCGCCGAGATCCAGCGGGCCGCCGGGTCGACCTTCTGGACCGAGGATCCGCGGCACGAGTCGGAGAATCTCAGCAGCTCGGAGCTCGTGGTCATCTTCGTGGAGCTGAAGAAACGGCCGGGTTAGCCGGCCCCCGATTTCTTGGCCGCCCAGGAGGCCGCTTGTGCTAAGCTGGCGCTTCCATGCGCCAGGGCCTACCTCAATAACTCATCGATGCCGGGGTAGCTCAGTCGGTAGAGCGAAGGACTGAAAATCCTTGCGTCGGCGGTTCAATTCCGTCCCCCGGCACCAATGAAGTCAGTGAGTTACGAAGTTATGATTCCAAAATTAGTTGTCGATTTGGCATTCGTGGAGACGCTTTGGGGACAGTCCTCGGGCTTGTGAACCTTGGAAAAAATTGGTTCGCTTATCCTTTAGACCGTCGGTCGACAATCTCCGGAATGGCTTGCGCTGATTCCCCGCGGTGTCGCCGACTTCCGCTGAAAGATTATCAGAACGCTTTCACAATACTTTAACGATTAGGACTTTCAATGAGGCGTCGCCACCTTCGCCCGTTCTCTTGGTTTTCCACAAAGTCTGTCCACTCTGGGTCATTTCGGTCAAGCTGATCACGTGCGTACGTCAGCATATGGTCCCGGGTCACTTCGGAGAGACGCCTTTCTTCGATTTCACCTCGTAGCAAGCTCACGAGCGAGCGCAGCTCGTCCTCGGAGCTTAAGACAAACTCACGGTGTCGCGAGTTGGCAAAGCTGAAGAATGTCATGCCAGGCGATTGTTGGGGCGGCTCGCTACTTGCGCCGTTAGTGTCAATGGGCGGTATCCCCCGAGGAGGACTTTGCAGAAAACTGGCAGAGTGTTCTGTGTAAATCCTAACCAACAAATCCCGCAGCTCATTCTCGGTTTCACCTTCAATCTCGTACACCGATGGTCGCAAGTCGAAATTTCCCTCCGGTGTTCGG from Vicinamibacteria bacterium includes the following:
- a CDS encoding recombinase RecA — translated: GDLLDLGAASNIIEKSGAWYSYDNERIGQGRENARTFLIEHADTAAKIEAQLRKELGLPISETAPAGRPSGTNGNDPAKESNGGSARPKPGRARDVKVTEGANRN